A genomic stretch from Thunnus maccoyii chromosome 19, fThuMac1.1, whole genome shotgun sequence includes:
- the dmgdh gene encoding dimethylglycine dehydrogenase, mitochondrial produces the protein MSRILNLINIQLRRDLAAYRGILPLRTISSCTSRKQAAESDASSVLGKRWKDTADTVIIGGGCVGASLAYHLAKGGMKDVVLLEKSELTAGSTWHAAGLTTYYHPGINLKKVHFDSIKLYESLEAETGQAVGFHQPGSVRIASTPARVDEMKYQMTRTHWHVTPQYLIGPEKVKEYFPLVNVDKVLAGLYTPGDGHIDPYSLTMALAAGARMYGAQIYNPAPVTGLKPTADGKWDVQTPHGTIRANRIVNATGFWAREVGQMIGFDHPTIPVHHQYVVTATVPEVKALKKELAVIRDLEGSYYMRQERDGLLFGPYEKMEKMVLQDSWVRDGVPPGFGKELFESDLDRIMEHVEMAMEMVPVLKKADIINIVSGPITYTPDLLPMVGPHQGVRNYWTAIGFGYGVIHAGGIGKFLSDWIRNGEPPYDLIECDPNRYGKWTDVPFMCAKARESYGFNNVVGYPKEERFAGRPTCRTSGVYELLKDKASMGFHAGWEQPHWFYKPGDDTGYKPSFRRTNWFGPVGRECKLVMEKVGVIDLTPFGKFVVKGKDSLKLLDRLFANTMPKVGQTNISHMLTPTGRVFAEVTITQLSPGEFLLITGSGSELHDLRWIEAEAANGGYDVDISNVTDDIGVLGIAGPNARKVLQKLTKEDMSDAGFKFLQCKSIQLAGIPLRAIRISYTGELGWELYIDQKNMAAVYKAMMEAGKDEGIDNFGTYAMASLRLEKGFRGWGAEMNCDTNPLEAGLDYFIKLNKPGDFIGKAALQEIKAKGLKRKLSYITLDTDDIDPEGNETVWHNGKVVGNTTSGAYSYTTQQSLAFAYLPLELCSVGQKVEVELLGRKYPAMVIQEPLVLTEPTRTRLQKKAKSKA, from the exons ATGTCTCGGATATTAAATCTAATCAACATCCAGCTGCGGAGAGATTTGGCCGCGTATCGAGGGATCCTTCCTTTGCGGACCATAAGCAGCTGCACGTCAAGAAAACAAGCCGCAGAGAG TGATGCATCCTCAGTGTTGGGAAAGCGGTGGAAGGACACCGCAGACACTGTCATCATTGGTGGTGGATGTGTGGGGGCCAGTTTGGCGTATCACCTGGCCAAAGGTGGCATGAAGGatgtggtgctgctggagaAGTCTGAGCTGACGGCTGGATCCACCTGGCACGCT GCTGGTCTGACGACATATTACCATCCAGGCATCAACCTCAAGAAAGTCCACTTCGACAGCATTAAATTATACGAGAGTCTGGAGGCTGAAACCGGACAG GCAGTGGGCTTCCACCAGCCGGGCAGCGTCCGCATCGCTTCAACACCGGCTCGAGTGGACGAGATGAAGTACCAGATGACCCGCACGCACTGGCACGTGACGCCGCAGTATTTAATCGGACCAGAGAAAGTCAAGGAATATTTCCCTCTGGTCAACGTAGACAAG GTGCTGGCAGGTCTGTACACCCCAGGAGACGGCCACATCGACCCTTACTCTCTGACTATGGCTCTGGCTGCTGGAGCTCGTATGTACGGTGCCCAGATCTACAACCCAGCCCCGGTCACCGGCCTCAAACCGACCGCTGATGGCAAATGGGATGTCCAGACTCCTCATGGAACCATCCGCGCAAATCGTATCGTCAATGCAACAG GTTTCTGGGCCCGTGAGGTGGGCCAAATGATCGGGTTCGATCACCCCACCATCCCAGTGCATCACCAGTACGTAGTGACAGCAACGGTCCCAGAGGTGAAGGCTCTGAAGAAGGAGCTGGCTGTCATCAGGGACCTTGAGGGCTCGTACTACATGCGTCAGGAGAGAGATGGCCTGCTGTTCGGTCCGTATGAAAAGATGGAGAAGATGGTGCTGCAGGACTCCTGGGTCAGAGATGGAGTGCCTCCAG GTTTCGGTAAGGAGTTGTTTGAGTCGGACCTTGACAGGATAATGGAGCATGTTGAGATGGCCATGGAGATGGTTCCTGTGCTAAAGAAAGCTGATATCATCAATATTGTGTCTGGACCAATCACATATACCCCCGACCTGCTTCCCATGGTCGGACCACACCAAGGAGTTCGCAACTACTGGACTGCCATTGGATTTGG GTATGGAGTTATCCATGCTGGTGGTATCGGTAAGTTCCTGAGCGACTGGATTAGGAATGGAGAGCCTCCATATGACCTGATTGAATGTGATCCCAACCGCTACGGCAAATGGACGGATGTACCTTTCATGTGTGCCAAAGCTCGAGAGTCCTATGGCTTCAACAATGTGG TTGGTTACCCCAAGGAGGAGCGTTTCGCTGGCCGACCAACCTGCCGGACAAGCGGTGTTTACGAGCTGCTGAAGGACAAAGCATCCATGGGCTTTCACGCTGGTTGGGAACAACCTCACTGGTTCTACAAACCTGGAGATGACACTGGATACAA GCCAAGTTTCCGACGCACAAATTGGTTTGGACCAGTTGGCAGAGAGTGCAAGCTGGTGATGGAGAAGGTGGGAGTCATTGATTTGACTCCTTTTGGCAAGTTCGTAGTGAAAGGGAAGGACTCACTCAAGCTGTTGGACCGCCTGTTTGCCAACACCATGCCCAAG GTGGGCCAGACTAATATCAGCCACATGTTGACACCCACTGGGAGAGTCTTTGCTGAGGTCACCATCACCCAGCTGTCACCAGGAGAGTTCTTGCTCATCACAGGCTCGGGATCAGAGCTACATGACCTCAG GTGGATCGAGGCAGAAGCTGCGAACGGCGGATATGACGTCGACATCAGCAACGTCACAGACGATATAGGCGTGCTCGGCATTGCAGGACCAAACGCCCGCAAAGTTcttcaaaaactgacaaaagagGACATGAGTGATGCCGGattcaaatttctccagtgcaAGTCCATCCAATTGGCTGGCATCCCTCTCCGGGCCATCAGGATCTCCTATACCG GTGAACTTGGTTGGGAGCTGTACATTGACCAGAAGAACATGGCAGCTGTGTACAAGGCCATGATGGAGGCAGGAAAGGACGAGGGCATCGACAATTTCGGCACCTACGCCATGGCTTCCCTCAGACTGGAGAAAGGCTTCCGAGGCTGGGGAGCAGAG ATGAACTGTGATACGAATCCTCTGGAGGCTGGATTGgattatttcatcaaactgaACAAG ccGGGTGACTTTATTGGCAAGGCAGCCCTTCAGGAGATCAAAGCCAAGGGCCTGAAGAGGAAACTGTCCTACATCACACTGGATACGGATGATATCGACCCCGAGGGCAACGAGACCGTCTGGCACAACGGGAAG GTGGTCGGTAACACGACATCCGGCGCTTACAGCTACACCACCCAGCAGAGCCTGGCGTTCGCCTACCTGCCTCTGGAGCTGTGCTCTGTGGGCCAgaaggtggaggtggagctgctGGGGAGAAAATACCCCGCCATGGTCATCCAGGAGCCCTTAGTCCTCACTGAGCCCACGCGGACCCGGCTGCAGAAGAAAGCAAAGAGCAAAGCATAA